The region GAGCAAACGCGCGAGAGGCGCGATATCGCCGTCCATGCTGAACACGGTATCGGAGACGATGACTTTGACCTCGGCGTTCGACGCGTCGAGCATCGCGCTCAAGGCTTCCATATCGCAGTGCGGATAGATCTGCACGTCGGCTCGCGACAGGCGCGCACCGTCGATCAGCGACGCGTGATTCAGCGCATCGGAGAAGAGCGTCGTGCCGCGGCCCGCGAGCGCGGTGAGCGTCGCGAGATTCGCCATGTAGCCGGTGCTGAAGTAGAGCGCCCGTGCATTGTCGACGAAGCCACCGACGAATTCGGCCAGATCGTCTTCGAGCTGTGCATGCGCGCGCGAGTGGCCGCCGAGCAGATGCGAACCGCCGCTGCCCGCGCCATAACGCTGCGCGCCTTCGGCGATCGCCGCGATCAGTTGCGGATGCGCGGCGAGACCGAGATAGTCGTTACTGGCGAAGCCGATGATTGCGCGGCCGTCGACCGTCATGTGCGCGGCGCACGGCGTGTCGGCAGTACGGCGACGACGGCGCAGACCGCGCTCGTCGATGTCCTTGAGGCCTTCGGTGAGGGTGTCGAGCAGGTGCATTAGCGGGTCTCCGCGAGCGTTGCTTCGAAGGTTTCGCGCGTGCGCGAGGCAAGCAGCGCGATTTCTTCGTCGTCCAGGATGTAGGGGGGCATCAGATACACCGTCGTCGAAATCGGACGCAGCAACAGTTCACGCTGCAACGCGTTTTCGAAGAAGCGGCGCGAAAATGTTTTGGCTTGCTGAGCGTCGTCGATCACTGCGTCGAATGCGAAGATCGTGCCGCACTGACGTAGATTGCGCACCTGCTTGTGCTCGGCGAGCGGCGCGAGTGCGGCCTTCAGCTTTGCGGATTTTTGCGCGTTGACGGCGAGTACGTTGTCGCTTGCGAAGAGATCGAGCGTGGCGAGCGCCGCGCGGCATGCGAGCGGATTGCCCGTGTACGAATGCGAGTGCAGGAAGCCGCGCGCGATATCGTCGTGATAGAAGGCCTCAAAAATTTCATCGCGCGACAGCACGATCGAGAGCGGCAGATAGCCGCCGCTGATCCCTTTCGACAGACACAGGAAGTCCGGCCAGATGCCGGCTTGTTCGCACGCGAAGAAGGTGCCGGTGCGTCCGCAACCGACTGCGATTTCATCGGCGATCAGATGCACGCCGTACTGATCGCACAGCGCACGCAGGCCGGCGATATACGACGGATCGTGCATTGCCATGCCGGCCGCGCATTGCACCAGCGGCTCGACGATCAGCGCGGCGATTTTCGTGGCGCGCGCTTCGAACAGCGAGCGAACCTGATCGAGCGCGTGGCGTGCGACGTCGGCTGCTGTTTCGCCGGCTTGCGCGAGCCGAGCATCGGGCGATGCGACGACATGCGCGTGGCGGATCAGCGGGTCGTAGGCATCTTTGAAGAGCGCGACATCGGTGACGCCGAGCGCGCCGATGGTTTCGCCGTGATAGCTGTTGGCGATGCAGACGAA is a window of Paraburkholderia phytofirmans OLGA172 DNA encoding:
- the bioA gene encoding adenosylmethionine--8-amino-7-oxononanoate transaminase, which gives rise to MEKSASPEDWITRSLRAVWHPCTQMKHHERLPLVSVARGQGAWLYDRANNRYLDAISSWWVNLFGHANPRINTALKDQLDTLEHAMLAGCTHEPAIELAERLSALTGNTLGHAFFASDGASAVEIALKMSFHSWRNRGFADKQEFVCIANSYHGETIGALGVTDVALFKDAYDPLIRHAHVVASPDARLAQAGETAADVARHALDQVRSLFEARATKIAALIVEPLVQCAAGMAMHDPSYIAGLRALCDQYGVHLIADEIAVGCGRTGTFFACEQAGIWPDFLCLSKGISGGYLPLSIVLSRDEIFEAFYHDDIARGFLHSHSYTGNPLACRAALATLDLFASDNVLAVNAQKSAKLKAALAPLAEHKQVRNLRQCGTIFAFDAVIDDAQQAKTFSRRFFENALQRELLLRPISTTVYLMPPYILDDEEIALLASRTRETFEATLAETR